Part of the Pirellulales bacterium genome, ATCTGCCGGCGCTTGATCGATTCGTCGGCCATTTCCACTTCGGCTTGTTTGGCTTCCGCGGTGAAGCCATCGACCGTGTGCTGCTTGCGCGCCTGTTCAATGGCCAAATCGGCCTTGTGCCAGGCAAATTCTTTTTCCTTCATTTCCACGTCCGAGACCGAGCCGGCGGCCTTTTTATTGGCTTCCTGATCGCGCAAGTATTCGTACTTGGCAACGTCGGATGTGGCGGCAGCGTACCGAATATCGATATCGCTGTTCGATTTTTCGGACGCTCCATTGAATTCGGCCAGTGCGTTTTTGCGTTGTTTTTGCGCTTGAATGTCATCGATTTGCGCCAGCAGCGCATTGAGAGGCACTTGATCTCCCTCGCGAACATTGATTTTTGTCAGCACACCCGCTTCTTGGGCAGGAACCTTGGCTTCTTCATCGAGCCTGACCTCGCAATGATCGACCGTGACGTTGGCCGATGACGCTGCGGCGCCGGCGGCGGGCGAATTAGCGGCCACGCTGGATGCCGGCGGATATTGGCCTGAAGCGATCGTGGTCGCGGCAGCGCAAATTACGAATAGAAAAATGGATGTTCGCATGGCACTTTCTCCGGGTAAATCCGCTGTTTTTCTCGGTGAGTCCGCTGCTTGGTCGCGGTCTAGTTTGGAATCGGTAGAAACGTCTGTCCCCAAACGCCTGCAGTTTTCTCAAACAAAACGGCTGGGGACAGCCGTCGCTGCATTTTCGCCTCACCAACGGAAAAGAATTTTCGATTGGATGAACTCAAATACATCGTGGAACCAAACGTAGCCCAAGCTGCGGCGGCCGCAATCGACTTTCGCCGACACGCCGGCACCTTTGATGAGCACTTCCGGGTTCAAATCGGCCTTGTTAATGGACACTAGCAACCTCACCGTATTGCCTTCCTCCCCCTCGACTTCGGCCTTTTGCTGAATTTCCTTGACCGTGCCGTGCAACCAGACGCCCGCCTTGGAATTGAGCATGTAGGTGACGTCCAAATCTTCCTTGTGCAATTCTTTTTCGGCATGTTTGATGTGCCCCATACGGTCTTCGGGCATTAGCACTTCCAACTCCCAATCCTTGGTAGGATCGACCACGGTCATCAGCACTTGCCCTTTTTCCACCGGGCGATTGTTCAGCAGGTCTTCCAACTTGAACGTGACCACTTTGCCGTCAATCGGACTGCGCACGGTGAGTTTTTTCTTTTCGTCTTCAAGCAATTCTCGTTGCTGCTGGTACTCGTTCCGGCTGGCACGGGCCATGGCCAGCTCGCCTTCGTTTTTGGCGCGGTCCTCGGCGGAAAGTTGTTCGTTGTAGCCTGCGTTTTCCAGCGCATGAATTTTGGCGTCGTTGGCCGCTTCCTTCCCAATCATATCGACCAGTTCCGAGTCGAGCTTGGTATTTTGCAATTCCACCAGGGGCTGATCGGCCTTAACGTCAGCACCAGACTTAACCAAAACCTGAAGGACCAGGCCGTCGACTTGAGCAAACACATCTCGCTTGACCACCGGCTCCAGCGTGCCTTTGCCGTGCAATTCAAATTCCTTCGGCACGAAAAAAAGCG contains:
- a CDS encoding HlyD family efflux transporter periplasmic adaptor subunit, giving the protein MRTSIFLFVICAAATTIASGQYPPASSVAANSPAAGAAASSANVTVDHCEVRLDEEAKVPAQEAGVLTKINVREGDQVPLNALLAQIDDIQAQKQRKNALAEFNGASEKSNSDIDIRYAAATSDVAKYEYLRDQEANKKAAGSVSDVEMKEKEFAWHKADLAIEQARKQHTVDGFTAEAKQAEVEMADESIKRRQIAAPIDGVVQRIYSHLGEWVKPGDIVVRVIRMDRLRVEGRLDIAKYSPGDVADRSVVVQVELAGGRKVQFPGRIVFVDPEVQGELEYEVRAEVDNRKEDGQWLLRPGMPATMTFQLK